A single Ammospiza caudacuta isolate bAmmCau1 chromosome 6, bAmmCau1.pri, whole genome shotgun sequence DNA region contains:
- the CD44 gene encoding CD44 antigen yields the protein MANFSLWTVFGLCLLKLCLAETEFNVSCRYGGVFHVEKNGRYSLTRSEAVELCRALNSTLATLEQLKKAHELGFETCRYGFVVGYVVIPRINPYHLCAANNTGIYKLSANTTARYDAYCYNATETEEKTCEPVVKIDTSLLSNQDEIVIDNADGSSFNADGTRHTAGESSTSGVDDENAGSGSTHETTAMDASISRSSPSYYGSPTPVSQLPGHSSGGGEKEFPGIYGDEFPSVSPDTFFGTTAGDFHDEDDGQYPASTTPGPHHDSLEKTTTQAWWNPFPDNWWWSNPGEKTQEPTPATRAGVTSSGSDSDDEDSSEEIVYPTMFPGWGRSVAKDETAPSTTAPGPHHDSLEKTTTQAWWNPFPDNWWWSNPGEKTQEPTPATRGVTSSGSDSDDEDSSEEIVYPTMFPGWGRSVAKDETAPSTTPGPHHDSLEKTTTQAWWNPFPDNWWWSNPGEKTQEPTPATRAVDSQHVTLLEITTQGHWNPTFTDEEEQDSSSGSRALVTSENEKHQGPTKHPLSHSLHSGGISQEQNPANTTGNIEQHEFTTAGENYFGEETSTAMVPSHGAKQNDSAREPLVFPGWNEGENYATEPAGMDRVTPSRESNHERESSTTAAVASPDDAHHKEPTQPLLPRDYEPEMSTEGITNPTDAPGDEVLHRTTATMNKAVTASTDILAPEDITQEAWAPHLVVTSASSPEGAHHKEPTQTPLPSDDEPGQGTEGITNPMDTHRDEGLHRTTSSVTTAVIESVDDADQEKATKEPLAPGTAPGREGEPANTTDGFHVHGIPGVFSDIEDRFIPLQTPLTTSSTSSVYDNQGPHKGHDESMTSPGGTATTKIDSEPRSARVPDWLIIVVALVVLALILAVCIAVNSRRRCGQKKKLVINNGKGAVEDRKTSELNGDISKSQEMVHLVHKEQSNDRTQACDEFLTVNETQNHHECDMKTGV from the exons AATTCAATGTAAGTTGCAGATATGGAGGAGTTTTTCATGTTGAAAAAAATGGTCGCTACAGTCTCACACGATCTGAAGCAGTTGaactctgcagagctctcaaCAGTACCTTGGCAACACTAGAGCAGCTGAAGAAAGCTCATGAGCTTGGATTTGAAACTTGCAG GTATGGTTTCGTGGTGGGGTATGTTGTTATCCCACGGATCAATCCCTATCATCTTTGTGCAGCAAATAACACTGGCATTTACAAACTTTCAGCAAATACAACTGCTCGGTATGATGCATACTGTTACAATGCAACAG aaacagaggaaaaaacatgTGAGCCAGTTGTAAAAATAGATACTTCCTTACTCAGCAACCAGGATGAAATAG TCATTGACAACGCGGACGGCTCCAGCTTCAACGCGGACGGCACACGTCACACCGCTGGAGAGTCCTCCACCTCAGGGGTGGATGATGAAAATGCAGGTAGTGGATCAACTCATGAGACAACTGCCATGGATGCCTCCATCAGCAGGTCCAGCCCCTCGTATTATGGAAGTCCTACTCCAGTCTCACAGCTCCCAGGTCATTCTTCTGGAGGAGGTGAAAAAGAATTTCCTGGAATCTATG GTGATGAATTTCCATCTGTATCACCTGATACCTTTTTTGGGACAACGGCTGGTGATTTCCATGACGAAGATGATGGGCAGTATCCTGCAAGTACTA CTCCAGGGCCTCATCATGACAGCCTGGAGAAAACCACCACCCAAGCTTGGTGGAATCCGTTCCCAGACAACTGGTGGTGGTCGAATCCTGGAGAGAAGACGCAAGAACCCACGCCAGCAACCAGGG CAGGTGTGACCTCCAGTGGCAGTGATTCAGATGATGAAGACTCTTCTGAGGAGATTGTGTATCCCACCATGtttccaggctggggcaggagtgTGGCCAAGGATGAGACTGCTCCAAGTACAA CAG CTCCAGGGCCTCATCATGACAGCCTGGAGAAAACCACCACCCAAGCCTGGTGGAATCCGTTCCCAGACAACTGGTGGTGGTCGAATCCTGGAGAGAAGACGCAAGAACCCACGCCAGCAACCAGGG GTGTGACCTCCAGTGGCAGTGATTCAGATGATGAAGACTCTTCTGAGGAGATTGTGTATCCCACCATGtttccaggctggggcaggagtgTGGCCAAGGATGAGACTGCTCCAAGTACGA CTCCAGGGCCTCATCATGACAGCCTGGAGAAAACCACCACCCAAGCCTGGTGGAATCCGTTCCCAGACAACTGGTGGTGGTCGAATCCTGGAGAGAAGACGCAAGAACCCACGCCAGCAACCAGGG CTGTAGACTCACAACATGTAACACTTCTGGAAATCACCACACAAGGCCATTGGAACCCCACCTTTACAGATGAAGAGGAGCAGGATTCTAGCTCTGGTAGCAGGG CACTAGTTacaagtgaaaatgaaaagcatcaAGGACCAACCAAACATCCACTATCACACAGCCTTCATTCTGGAGGGATCAGTCAAGAACAAAATCCTGCAAATACCACTGGCAATATTGAACAACATGAATTTACTACTGCaggtgaaaattattttggagaGGAAACTTCTACAG CTATGGTCCCCAGCCATGGGGCCAAACAGAACGACTCAGCACGAGAGCCACTGGTGTTTCCAGGCTGGAATGAGGGAGAGAATTATGCCACAGAGCCTGCTGGAATGGATAGAGTTACTCCTTCCAGAGAGAGCAATCATGAAAGAGAGTCTTCCACCACAG CAGCTGTTGCCTCTCCTGATGATGCCCACCACAAAGAGCCAACTCAACCACTTCTGCCTCGGGATTATGAACCAGAAATGAGCACTGAAGGCATCACAAATCCCACAGATGCCCCCGGGGATGAAGTTCTCCACAGGACCACAGCCACTATGAACAAAGCTG TCACAGCCTCCACTGACATTCTGGCACCAGAAGATATAACCCAGGAAGCGTGGGCACCTCACCTTGTGGTGACATCTGCTTCCTCTCCTGAGGGTGCCCACCACAAAGAGCCAACTCAAACACCTCTGCCTTCAGATGATGAACCAGGACAGGGCACTGAGGGCATCACAAATCCCATGGATACGCACAGAGATGAAGGCCTCCACAGAACTACCTCCAGTGTGACCACAGCTG TCATAGAGTCCGTGGATGATGCTGACCAAGAGAAAGCAACCAAGGAGCCACTGGCACCTGGCACTGCACCTGGAAGGGAAGGTGAACCAGCAAACACCACAGATGGTTTCCATGTCCATGGGATACCTGGAGTTTTTTCAGACATTGAGGACCGTTTCATTCCCTTGCAGACTCCTCTTACTACCA gCTCTACCTCTAGTGTGTATGATAACCAAGGACCACACAAGGGACATGATGAATCCATGACTTCCCCTGGAGGGACTGCCACAACAAAAATAGATTCAGAACCAAGGTCGGCCCGTGTACCAG ACTGGCTGATCATTGTTGTTGCTCTGGTGGTGCTTGCATTGATCCTGGCAGTGTGCATTGCTGTCAACAGTCGCAGAAG